TCTCGTTCCCGGGATTGGGGTAGACGGTGCCTCCGCCGAACACGTAGGAGACCCGCCGCATGGAATCGAAGACCATCGACTGCGACATCCGGGCTGCCGGCGTGCTGGCCGTGGTGGCCTGCTCCCACAGCTCGGTGTTCACGTCGAAGAGCCAGGCCGAGGTTCCGCTGCCGTAGGAGGACGTGGCGCCGCCGAACACGACGAAACGGTGCGTGTTCGGATCGTACGTCGAGGTCTGCTCGAAGACGTTGAAGGGGTGCGTCGTTCCGGTCGCCTGGTGCCAGGCCTTCGTCGCGAAGCTGTAGATCCAGGTGTCGCCGACGTAGTCGTTCGGGATGCTGCTGTTCGCGCCGCCCCACATCACGACCTCGTTCTTCTCGGGGACGAACGCGATGCAGGCATAGGAATGGCGGTCGAACGGCGTGGGATCGGTCGTGTTGGCCGGGAGGGCGGTCGTGATCCCGTTGATCCGTGCCCAGTTGCTCACCTTCTCCAGGGAGATCCGGTTGGCGAGCGGATCGTACGTCCAGAGCGCGTTCGCGTAGATGTTGTAGGGGCGCGACGCGTCCATGTAGCCGTCGAAGAGGATCAACCGTTTGCCGAGCGGGTCGTACATCATGCGGTTCCAGCCGCGCGCCTGGAACTGCCCCGAGAACCCGGAGAGCCCGACCTGGC
The window above is part of the Candidatus Binatia bacterium genome. Proteins encoded here:
- a CDS encoding kelch repeat-containing protein, which encodes MLLWLQRTFAALFAAALLIVSSDAAAAISIPSNIWVKQPTPSQVGLSGFSGQFQARGWNRMMYDPLGKRLILFDGYMDASRPYNIYANALWTYDPLANRISLEKVSNWARINGITTALPANTTDPTPFDRHSYACIAFVPEKNEVVMWGGANSSIPNDYVGDTWIYSFATKAWHQATGTTHPFNVFEQTSTYDPNTHRFVVFGGATSSYGSGTSAWLFDVNTELWEQATTASTPAARMSQSMVFDSMRRVSYVFGGGTVYPNPGNEMWAFDASARVWSQVSPQNSPPPVRRFASMAYDSKHDLVMLWGGTNNTTPLTDTWLYRPSTRQWQQVFPATSPPNLDMSNEDLIYDPDNDVFILHMNGDFWLYRYASSSDAIAPGDVSDLRIR